A segment of the Marmota flaviventris isolate mMarFla1 chromosome 2, mMarFla1.hap1, whole genome shotgun sequence genome:
GCTCAGCTCTCTCGGGTCCATGAAGGGCGTCTCCTGAGAGAACCCACTGAGATCCAGCATCATCCCAGAGCCCACATCTGACATATGTCTTCCTATAAACAGGCGCTAGAGTTAGGGAGAAAGATGatggagaaaagaagaacaaCTGGGGTGGATTCATAACTACCTATGGAGCCCACAGCCCTCTCTGCGTTGAGGACCCAAAATGTCATGGAGACATCTGCCCCTTGTTCCTTCAGAGAGCCCCACTTTATGGAAACAGCTTCTCTTTAGAAGACCCCTGTGATGCCTTAGGTGATGTGAGAAGCACTTTGTCACCTTGTTTCCAGTGGGGACTCTTAAGAACACAGGGGGAGGGTGGAGATTCAACTCAGAGGTGGATGTCTATGAGTACGCCTGAGGCCCTGGGTAGACTCTCAGCACCTGGGGGAAGGAAAACAGGTGGAGGCTCTTCCCTCAGGGATTTCTGCTTCTCCTCTCACTTGGGTTCTCCTTGCAGCTTAAGGAACAGAGTAGAGACTTTTCCCAGGGTCCTCACTGCATTTGGTGCTACTTCTGGCTACTAAAGAATGAATCTGTGGTTTTGTAAGGAGTGATGATACAGCCACAGGTGATATTTATTAGGCTCCTACTGCATGCCAGTGCCATCCATTGCCTTCACCCTCGTCTTCCAGGGTGATGCTTATAATCACTTTCTACAGGAGGAAATACTGAGgctcagaagaagaaaaatagttgTTAAATAATCTTCCTGCGTGGATGAGAGGAGTCTgatctcttccctctccctcagcTTGGTGCTCTTGCTGGCCacccacctctctgagccttatcCCATAATGGGCTCTCACTAGTACTCCCTCAGGAAGAAGGTGGGGATGAGGGGCTCTGAGGGCTCAGGCCAGCATCAAGATGCTGAGCAGCTCTTGGTAAGTGGCCACTGAGTAGAGTTTCTAACCTCTATAGGGACTTCCAGGCTTCTGGGGTCTGGGTGAATCCACTTCTTCAGTGCCCTCTGAGTGTTGCACATGCGTCAGGCAGTGAGGTAAGAATGTGCTAATACACAGGCGGGatccgggtttgatcctcagcaccacataaaaataaaagatgttgtgtccacgccAAAGGACCCCTCTAAGTACCTGTCCACAGGCAAAAGGCCTGCTCATGCTCTCGCATCTCTGCCTTCGGGACCTGCTCAATTCATCATCAGTTATATTTGGTCCTGTGGCTTCCTCAGCACTCAGTAACCATGATTCCAATGCAAAAGTGATGCAAGGAAGCCCAGTTTCTGAAAAGGGTTCTTCATCCTTCCCTTACAATTCAGGCCTCGGCCCAGGTGAGACCCATGGCATATTGGTGGAAAGAAGAACAATTGGGGTGGATTCATAACCACCTGGAGAGGAGCCCTATGTAACATAAAGTATGGGAGAAGGATGACCTgggtttgcttgttttgtttatttgtttgtttgggtttcaGTTGttggattgaccccaggggcactacatcctcagccctttttattacatattttgaggcaggttctcgcTGTTTCCCAGTCTGGTCTGGACATTGcagtccccctgcctcagcctccccagtctctgggcaACATGCCCTACAGTTTGCTGAGGTTCCAGGGGCAGCTCTGTGTGACCAAAGCCAACTGTGCTCAGTGTGGCCTGGGAGGAGATTTGCCAGCCACCCATTTCCACAGATGAGGTGCTGGGCCATATCTCAGCATGGAGAGCTGGTCCCCATGTTCATGGTGGTTTTCATAATGCCATTTGTCCCCTGCATTTGTTTCTAAAAAGGGCCACCCTCAGTGTCAAGTATTCCAGGGCAGGCCAGTAGGAAATGCTTGTTAACAAAGAGTGAGACAGAGCTGTGAGGTCCTCCCTGGGCCCAGGTTGGTAGCAGTGCCTGGTACTGAGAGGAAGGAATGGACCTCAGGCTTGGAGCAACATCTGGGCTGATGTTCCTCACTGTCTGGCTGGACAGCTGTGCTCACCTAGAAACATGAGGGTAGGGACACCACACAGGGAACAGTTCAGCACCCAGTTCAGTAGTTATTAGGAATTCAGCGTTATTAGGagcattaaaaaaacaatgtctTCTCACTTTGAGTATAGCCCAGTgacagagcatgtgcttagcaggCCCTTGGTATCAATCCCTAGtacatcaaataataataataaggataatagtgataatagcaataataatgtcaAGGACGATTCTTCAGTGTCACTCACTTGTGCTCTGAGAGACACTTCTGATCACCTGACTTGTCTGTCAATGCCCCTTCACAGCCAGACCTTCCCCCCCTGTGCTATTGGGTCCTGAGACGAGGGCCGCACCTGGGCAGATGGTGAGCTTCACCTGCAAGTCCCATGGCTTCTCCCCCAGCAACATCACCCTGAACTGGTTCAAAAATGGGAATAAATTCCTGCACATCCAGACCAACGTGGACCCCAGAGGAGAAAGTGTGTCCTTCAGTTTGTCCAGCACAGCCCAGGTGACTCTGGCCCCAGGGGACATCTATTCTCAGATCATCTGTGAGGTGGCCCACATAAGCCTGCAAGGGGGCCCTCCTCTTCGTGGGACTGCCAACTTGTCTGACACCATCCGAGGTACAGAACCCTGCTGCCTACCCCAGCCCACACCTGGACACCCAGCCTGCTGCTCGCCAGGGGCCTTTGCTGCAGCACCTCAGTAGCCTGGGCTCTAATTCCCAGCAGTGCTGCCAATCTGCCATGCCCTGTGCACAGCATGCACTGTTGCTCTTTTCATTAACTAGTAGCAAATACCACTGTGAGCACCTCCCAAAGCTGAGCCTTGAGGTGTGGGGGTGAGGGTTCCATCTATTGTGCTCACTTCCTGTAGCCCAGGAGTTGGGCTTGTTAACCTCACTCACTTTACCCTCAGGGGAGCTGCTGGTCACTTGGCACCTGTGGGTGGTAGGCCCTGTGGTTAGTGATTCACTCCTGTGCAAACCCTCAGTGTCTGAGCCCCTCTGCATGCCTGGCCCTGTCCCGAGGGAGGCCCTTGCCCTGCTGGGAGGAGCTCAGCATCTGTGCCATAAGGTCACAGCTTCTGCCTGTGCTGTTTTAGTTCCGCCCACCGTGGAGGTCTCCTCACAGCCCACCATGGCAGGGAACCAGGTGAATGTCACCTGCCAGGTGATGCAGTTCTACCCCCGGAACCTGCAGCTGACCTGGGTGGAGAATGGCAAAGTGTCCAGAACAGAGACGGCCTCGACCCTCTCAGAGAACAAGGACGGGACCTTCAACCTGACGAGCTGGCTGCTGGTCAACTCCTCTGTGCACAGGGAGGACGTGACGTTCACCTGCCAAGTGGAACATGATGGGCAGCCAGCCACCACCAGGAAATACACCCTGCAGGTCTCTTCAAGCTCCAGGGAGCAAGGCCTGGACAACACCCCTGGTGAGGCCTCCACCCCAGCTGGCCAAATGCTTTAAACTTCACCTTTTCTCTGTGTGTTGTGACGTGAGAGCAGTGACGCCCCTTCCCACAGGGCACCCAGGCCTGGGAACACAGCAGCGTCTTAGTCAGCTCCCCACACCCACACTCTGAGGGTCTCCTCTGTTGGGTTGGGCACACATCTCATGGGGCCTTCAAACAGGGACACTAAGGAAGAAGAAGGGTGGAATGGGCCTGTCCTGGCACCCGCCACTTACCTTCTTCACATGACACTTGTCAATTCTAATTGCCCTTCCCTTCCACCTATCTTCCCACCCACTGTAGATGTCACCCCAAAATACACAGTGACACAGGACCAGGTGACCATCACCTGCCAGGCAAAGATGTTCTACCCTGTGAGCTTGCATATAACCTGGTTGGAAAATGGAAATGTGTTGAGAACAGAAGCTGCCTCAGCCATCCCAGAGAACAAGGATAGGACCTGTAACCACATGAGCAGGCTCCTGGAGAACTCATGTGCCCAGTGGTGATGTGGTGTTTACCTGCCAGGTGGTACAAGACGGGCAGCCAGCCACCTCCAGAAACCATAGGCTAAGTGTTGGGGTCCTCAGAAAAAGCAGGGTACAGATACCTCCCTGATCAGGTGAGGTGTCTAATCCctgctactcagaaggctgaggcaggaggattcacgttccaggtcagcctcagcaaattagcaaggccgtaaggaactcagcaagaccctgcctataaattaaatattttttaaaaatttttttaaaagagagagagagagagagaattttaatatttattttttaattttcggtggacacaacattgtttgtatgtggtgctgaggatcgaacccgggccccacgcatgccaggtgagtgcgctactgcttgagccacatccccagccctataaattaaatattaaaaagggctacagatgctgccatcatatataacaaattagaataaataaataatttaataaagaaaaaaagggctgcagatgtggttcagtggttaagcacccctgggttcaatctcttgttcccaaaagaaaaagaagtctctCTCTGGTGGGGTCGCCACTCCAGGTGACTGGGTATTGTCTATCTTATATCCTTTGGAGGTTTTTAGTTCTAAAGgtagtactttatttttattcattgtagaaTAATTCTCAAGTCTACAAATAACTATTAGAACCTTATATTCACTGAAATCTCCCACTCCTCACCCCAAGAGTCTCCACTTGAAGACCTGGGTCCCTCTCTCCATGGATCTTTCAACAGACATtaaagaagaaggagagggagggggaccATCCTGTCTTACTGTCCTGCCTCTTGTCTCTCTACCCACCTGCTGCTctgttctcctgcctcaccctgtgGACCTCTGTCCAGCCTCCATTCCATATTGGAATTTTCAATACACCTCACACTTAGCTTCTCATTGTCTTTCCCCAAAGGACTGATGTGCAGAACCAGCCCTCTAAAGCCAGAGCCTAATAACAGCCATTTCCCAATTGAAGTTCAAGCACCAGATGCCAAGAATTCCCTTCCTGAGGTTAGACAACAGGTTCACTTCTGGTGGAAGTGTGGACAAGGGCACCTCAACACAGACCAGTGCCTTCCCAGGTGCCACCACCCCAGAATTGGGGTCATGTTACCAGCCAGCTGATGAGTCCCAGGTTCAAACTCACAGTGTCTAATTTCCAGACCTCTCCTGGAGCTGGATTTCCATAGGAAGTGCCCAACTGTGAGGGACATGGGGAATCAGGAAGTTTCCTAGAATGTTCTCAGGATCAACTTCAGGATCCCTCCTCCCAcccaaggaagaaatgaagcagCAACTCAGCTTCTCCCACAGAAGCCAGAGGAACCCCAGAGCTGCTTTCagtggaggagaggggaggggtctTCCACTCCCTGCTCAGCCAGGCTCTGATGCTGGTGCCTTctagagggaggagggggcaggcagTG
Coding sequences within it:
- the LOC114106977 gene encoding signal-regulatory protein beta-1-like codes for the protein MSVPPSQLKGPGPVLLLTLLLGLTGAAAQELQVIQPEKPVSVAAGESATLHCSVTSLLPVGPIQWFKGAGPGRELIYNFKEGHFPRVTVLSDATKRDNRDFSIRISNVTPADAGTYYCVKFQKSTPVDKEYKSGPGTELSVRARPSPPVLLGPETRAAPGQMVSFTCKSHGFSPSNITLNWFKNGNKFLHIQTNVDPRGESVSFSLSSTAQVTLAPGDIYSQIICEVAHISLQGGPPLRGTANLSDTIRVPPTVEVSSQPTMAGNQVNVTCQVMQFYPRNLQLTWVENGKVSRTETASTLSENKDGTFNLTSWLLVNSSVHREDVTFTCQVEHDGQPATTRKYTLQVSSSSREQGLDNTPGAVKSTLVSYLFGLFFGPKILLAVGVSAIYVHRKQKS